A genomic window from Deltaproteobacteria bacterium includes:
- a CDS encoding MoaD/ThiS family protein — MSVRVRVPTPLRKFTQGSDEVDVNGDTVQAMLEDLEQKHPGIKERIMDEGGKVRRFVNVYVNGDDIRFLQNVDTALKDGDSISIVPAIAGGR; from the coding sequence ATGAGTGTTCGTGTACGCGTACCCACGCCTTTGAGGAAATTCACCCAGGGATCGGACGAAGTCGACGTCAACGGCGACACCGTTCAGGCCATGCTGGAGGATCTGGAGCAGAAGCACCCCGGCATCAAGGAGCGCATCATGGACGAAGGCGGCAAGGTGCGCCGGTTCGTGAACGTCTACGTCAACGGCGACGACATCCGCTTTCTCCAGAACGTCGATACCGCGTTGAAGGACGGCGACAGCATATCCATCGTCCCGGCCATCGCCGGCGGCCGCTAG
- a CDS encoding cysteine synthase family protein: MLAALNQDAASPPRRPRKVDGIVELVGNTPLVEVRRVTRGLSRGVRVLAKLEGFNPGGSVKDRPALRMIRDAIDTGRLKPGRTIIESTSGNTGIAIAMIGAALGYPVRLVVPANVSEERKNIIRLFGAEIVYSDPLEGSDGAIRLCREIVAEDPEGYFKPDQYFNPLNSRAHYETTGPEIYRQTAGGVTHFVAGIGTGGTVMGAGRFLKERDPRIRVIAAEPDSELHGLEGLKHMATSIVPGIFQEDELDVKLPVSTEDAYEMVYRLSLEEGLLVGQSSGAAMVAAMDIARRLTHGTVVAVFPDFGARYMTTNLWTTWKERLDVGNVDFSI, translated from the coding sequence ATGCTCGCCGCACTGAACCAGGACGCCGCCTCTCCGCCGCGCCGGCCGCGCAAGGTCGACGGCATCGTGGAACTGGTCGGCAACACGCCTCTGGTAGAGGTCCGGCGCGTCACCCGCGGGCTGTCCCGGGGCGTGCGGGTGCTGGCCAAGCTCGAGGGATTCAACCCCGGCGGCTCGGTGAAGGACCGCCCTGCCCTCAGAATGATCCGGGACGCCATCGACACCGGGCGGCTCAAGCCGGGCCGAACCATCATCGAGTCCACCTCGGGCAACACCGGTATCGCCATCGCCATGATCGGCGCGGCGCTGGGCTACCCCGTGCGGCTGGTGGTGCCCGCCAACGTGAGCGAGGAACGCAAGAACATCATCCGGTTGTTCGGCGCGGAGATCGTCTACAGCGATCCGCTGGAGGGCTCCGACGGGGCCATCCGTCTCTGCCGCGAGATCGTCGCGGAGGACCCGGAGGGGTACTTCAAGCCCGACCAGTACTTCAACCCGCTGAACAGCCGGGCCCATTACGAGACCACCGGCCCCGAGATCTACCGGCAGACCGCCGGGGGGGTCACCCACTTTGTCGCCGGCATCGGCACCGGCGGCACGGTGATGGGAGCGGGACGCTTCCTCAAGGAGCGCGACCCGCGCATCCGCGTGATCGCGGCCGAGCCCGACTCCGAGTTGCACGGCCTCGAAGGGTTGAAGCACATGGCCACCTCCATCGTTCCGGGGATCTTCCAGGAGGACGAGCTGGACGTGAAACTCCCCGTGTCCACCGAGGACGCCTACGAGATGGTCTACCGGCTGAGCCTGGAGGAAGGGCTACTGGTGGGACAATCCTCCGGCGCGGCCATGGTGGCGGCCATGGACATCGCCCGGCGACTGACCCACGGCACCGTGGTCGCGGTGTTCCCCGACTTCGGCGCGCGTTACATGACCACAAACCTCTGGACCACCTGGAAGGAACGCCTTGACGTCGGCAACGTGGACTTTTCCATCTGA